A window of the Flavobacterium sangjuense genome harbors these coding sequences:
- the udk gene encoding uridine kinase, with amino-acid sequence MLIIGIAGGTGSGKTTVVQQIINELPEAEVGVISQDSYYRENNNLSFEERGLINFDHPRAIDFELLVSHLSELKKGNTIEQPVYSFVTHNRTEDSIITHPRKVMIVEGILILANPELREMFDVKIFVHADSDERLIRRLKRDIAERGRDMEEVLNRYQTTLKPMHQQFIEPTKAFADIIIPNDKYNTVAIDVVRAVINQRIT; translated from the coding sequence ATGCTAATTATTGGAATTGCTGGCGGTACCGGAAGTGGAAAAACAACTGTTGTCCAACAGATTATTAATGAATTACCGGAAGCTGAAGTCGGAGTGATTTCTCAGGATTCTTATTACAGAGAAAACAATAATTTAAGTTTTGAAGAAAGAGGGCTAATCAATTTTGATCATCCGCGTGCTATCGACTTTGAATTATTGGTGAGTCATCTATCCGAATTAAAAAAAGGCAATACCATTGAACAACCTGTATATTCTTTCGTAACACACAACCGCACAGAAGACAGCATTATCACACATCCAAGAAAAGTAATGATTGTGGAAGGAATTTTGATTTTGGCAAACCCGGAATTAAGAGAAATGTTTGATGTCAAAATATTTGTCCATGCCGATTCTGATGAACGTTTGATTCGTCGTTTAAAAAGAGATATTGCCGAGCGTGGGCGTGATATGGAAGAAGTATTAAATCGTTACCAAACGACTTTGAAACCAATGCACCAGCAGTTTATTGAGCCAACTAAAGCTTTTGCTGACATCATTATTCCAAATGATAAATACAATACCGTGGCTATCGATGTAGTGAGAGCCGTTATCAATCAAAGAATTACCTAA
- a CDS encoding FtsB family cell division protein, translated as MSFFKNLTDAYPILKILGNRYVIVLVFFTVWMLFLDNTSYLEHRILNKQLNELEDNKKYYQDEIRKDSTSIKQLKNPDQIEKYAREKYYMKRDSEDIYIIEFEGDSIIDEKTDSKSL; from the coding sequence ATGAGTTTCTTCAAAAATCTAACTGATGCCTATCCTATCCTGAAAATCCTCGGGAACAGATACGTTATTGTGTTAGTTTTTTTTACCGTTTGGATGCTGTTCCTGGACAATACTTCTTATTTGGAACATCGCATTCTGAACAAACAACTCAACGAACTCGAAGACAATAAAAAATACTATCAGGACGAAATCAGAAAGGATAGTACAAGTATCAAACAACTCAAGAATCCCGATCAGATAGAAAAATACGCCCGCGAAAAATATTATATGAAACGCGACAGCGAAGACATCTACATCATCGAATTTGAAGGCGATTCTATCATTGACGAAAAAACAGATTCTAAATCTTTATAA